In Natronococcus sp. AD-5, the genomic window CCGAACGCAAAGCACGGGAGCAACGATTAGAACAACTGGTCGCTGAGCTCGAAGAATCGAACGAACGACTCGAACAGTTCGCCTATGCTGCCTCACACGACCTGCAAGAGCCGTTGCGGATGATCTCGTCGTACCTCAAACTCATTGATAGCCGCTACGAGCTTGATGAGGAGGGTGAAGAGTTTTTCGAGTTCGCCGTGGACGGAGCCGAGCGGATGCGATCGATGATCGACGGGCTCCTCCAGTACTCCCGTGTCGAAACACAGGGCGACCCATTAGAGCCAGTCGACCTGGAAGATATTTTTGAGGATGTACGCGAGAACCTACAGGTGACAATCGAGGAGAATGACGCGACGATCGAGGCAGAGCCGCTTCCGCGTGTTCAAGGCGACCCTGACCAGTTGCGGCAGGTGTTTCAGAATCTGCTCGACAACGCCATTAGGTATAGCGACGGCCAGCCGACGGTTCACGTAACCGCAGAGCGGAACGGCACAGATTGGATCGTCTCCATCGAGGACGAGGGAATCGGGATCGACCCAGAAGAACAGAAGCAGATCTTTGAAGTGTTCCAGCGAGGCCACAGTCGTAGCGATGGTAACGGTACTGGAATTGGTCTTGCGCTCTGCGACCGGATTATCGAGCGTCACGGCGGTGAGATTTGGGTCGACTCCGAACTGGACGAGGGATCGACGTTCTCGTTTATACTTCCGGCTGCCGATACGTAAACGGCTTGTACTGACCGATCACTCTTCTTCACAAATCGGCTCTTCGTCCGGGCTACATTCGCACTGTGTATTCAGCACGACTCTCTCAACACCTCTATTACTTGATGAAAGAGACGGCGTTAGGTTCACACTCTCTATGTATCGGCTATTCTAGTGAGGGTTCCTGAAATGAAGTGACGAGATAGATGTACCCCATATGTATTGGGCGACGTAGTCTCAACTTCTGTGGACGTCTATTCCTAGATACTATCCTTCCGAAAACGAACGTCTGACAAGCTATATCTGGTCAACAGGAAATCAAAGGGTCACTGGTCGTCTTCTACGTCCTCGTCGCCCTCATCACGAGATCTCGCTGCTCGACCAGCCTCGGTGTCGGGCCAGTCGTCCCGCTGGTACTCCCCGGCGTGTTCGGTGTTGATGTGCTCAGCGAGCTTCGGCAGCGCCGCCAGCGGTGAACGAGCAGTCGTCGGGAGACGGACACTCGTATACTCGAGTCATCGTTTGAGGACAAGAAACTCAGGCGATAAAGACGTCCGGGCTATTCCTCAGGGAGACCGTCAGGGGTATCGATAGAGCGGTAAATTTGTGAGCGTAGTTCAGATACTCGTTCTTCCTCGAGGATATCTTCAGCCTCAAGTTCTTCAAGAATACTGATTATCGCATCACAGAGCAGCTCTGGGTTATCGATGCGGGAACTGTGTTCATCGTCCATACTGCATTATTCCCATCGAAGGTATTCAACAACCGGGTGTAACAGCCGTTTAGGCTTTTGATCGAAATTGCGTTTTGTATCAAATTACACTAAACACTATGTCGAAATCACGATGATTCTGGTGTTGTAAAGAGTGTGATCTCCGATACGTTACTAAAGGATTACACAAGCCCCGAGGTTGCAAAATCTGCGGTCTACGACGATTTGAGAAGGTGGTCAACAAGTTTGACAAATAGGGACGCCTACCGCTCACTTCTCATCCGGGATTTTGACCTTGTATCGGCAGTCCCGGTTCGGGCAGTTCGTGTACGCACCCCGTGGCATGGAACCGGAGTACGTCCAGACGTGATTGCAGTTGTGGCAGCGGATACGGATTCCATCGGACATCAATGTGTAGTACTACATTTTCTCGTATAGAAGTGCCGGCTAAATCTCACTACTAATTTCGCCCACTCCATGGGCTCAAGAAGTCGTCCGGTCTATCTACCAGGCCAGTACCGGTGAATCCATCTCCAGTACCGGTTAGTAATGAAAGGGCAGGCAACGAGGACAGCAGTGGCTACAGTAAGACCGATTGTTCCAATCCCGGACGTCGCGATCAGCGCACCAAAGAAACCTGCTAAAACGGTATACTGAACTTGGAGAACCGATTTTCGTCGTTTTTCTCGAGGGGATTCTTCAGGCGCTGAAAACTGCTTTCTACTACCCATGGTTAACTCGTGCCTCTGATTGATCGCTACTCATCGGTATCATCCTCGTGTCGGTCTTCGACCCAGACGTCTACACCGATAGCTTCAGGAAGCGCATTCTCGACGACGAGAACCAGAGGTGCGTCACATTTTGGACAGTCGAACGGTGATCGGATTGCATCATCCGAGATGTCGGCCATCACCTCTCCGGAGCTCGCCGCAACGCGGGCATGTGAGTTCGCCAGTGTCGTGAAGCGCAGTCATGATTCTTGTTCTTCCGATAGGTCGTGCCAGCCCGTGAACTTACCCCAGCCGATGCTGCAAGTCTCGCACTCCGTGAACTCACACGTCGGCTCTCCGCTGGCAGTCATTCCGTGAGACATTCGTTTCATCCGACGGCCGCACTCGGGATCGAGCCGCGTTGGAATAGGTGAAAAGAGGCGCATAGACAGCGCCCGGCTCGAGGTAGTACCAGACGAACAGTGGTGAGACACAGCTGGCCATCAGACCAGCGACGCGGTCTCGGAAATTACACACCATGTGGCCGCCTTGCGCGGTCGGAGGAACCCCATCACGCCAAGAGTTGGCACCCCACCGGAAGTGAAGTGGCCTCCACCAAGGCTGCGTAAACCGGAAAAAGAAACCCATTCATCGCGGGCGACAGATCGTCGATCCCTGGCCAATAACCGGGATTGACGGTCGGTGATCGACACGCCCGCCATACTCACGTATCAAGGGTTGCAGCGGCCGATATAGGCATGGTTTTAGACGAACTCTTGGGGGGGTCGAAGGGTCCAATGGTACATTCAGTGAGAGTAGTTACCTCTGGTTTCAGACGAACCCTTGTGGGTCTCGTGGTAGTTTCGCGGCTGGTCGTGGAGTGGGTCGAACTCCGAATCAGAGGGTCCAGTCATTGGTGTATTCTGGCGATAGACGGCCTCTCAAGGTGTCGCAGGGTAGGATGTCGGTATCGAATGGAGGGGAAATCCCCAGGCAAACGTCCGCCCGCTGCTTACGGACGGGGGCTCGGCGATCCCGAGGACGTCATCCCATACGTTGCGTCACTCGGTCGTCTATCGAATTATTCAGGTCGAGGACGGTCGCTTCGAAGATATCCAGCTCCGCTTACGCCACGCAAACCGCTAGACGATGGACCAAATCTATAGCCATCAGGAACCTCGGTAGAAGCCCATCTTGCAACAAGAAATAGCGAACCAGAAGTACTCGCCCATTTTCACGTTCTGTCTGAAGGGATGACACAACTAAGCCTGTTGGAAGCATGAAATGGGGTATGGTGTCATGGGAACTCATTGACAGGATTTCGATCGGTGAAGATCAAGATACTATCTCTGATGTTCATTCAGATATTTTGGAGATAGAATCAGAACTATTGGACGAAAGAAGCGACGTGCTAGAGGCAGACGAATTAGAAGAAATAAGTGGTGAACAGTGGACCAATATTGACGACCTCACATCCTCGCTTTCACTGCGCCGAGAACAACTGTATCGTAGGTTAGCAGTGAAAGCGCGTGTGTATCAAGTATACAGCTTTCTAATCCTCGTCTTCGCAGGAATCTTCCTTGTCGCTAATGTGGCTGGTATAGACACAGGGGTCTTCTGGTACTTGTATGGTGGAATTCTTTCTACAGTGCTGGTTGCGACCAGCGTCCTTTCTTATCGCCGTCTATACTCTACAGTATATCTAACACCTGAACGACTAGATGAGAGTCATGAGGTGGATAATCGGGGAGGCCAATGAAACCTCAGACACGACTACTCATCGGGGCCCTCCTTGAGCAATTAGGAGCAATCACCGGCGGGTTCTCAGGCTTCGCCGGCCTCGTGATTGCAGCCCAAAATTGGCCGCAGGGGTTCCCCCCTCTCGCAATAGCTCTCATTTTGCTTGGAACAGTACTTACAGTGCTTTCAAAGACGTTCTTCTCGAACGCTTGGATTGATCTAGCGGACAAAGAACGGGAAAAACAAGCGGAGCTTGTGAAGCTAGCAGAGACAAAACAAGCAACAGAGGAACGTGCAGAAGCGAGACGAGAAAAGAGAGAAAAAGAAGCAGAGAAATTGCTCCCCACGGCTTCTCGAGAAGTCCTTACTGCCAGAAATCTCTTTAAAAGCTCTTGGATAGATGCCAATCAACTAAGATACTATTATCCTGAGTTTTTCGATGAGCCAGATATTACTTTCAACGAAGCTTGGGAGATTATACAGGAGGTAGAGTAACTGTCTGATGAGAATTTATATCAGCTGCATACGTTTGCGCAAACGCATACGCAAATGGCAGACACCACCAACCCAGTCACGACCTTCCTCAAGAAGGGAAAATTCGTCATCCAGCCGCGCTACTCAAACAGCCATACAACCTCACTGGGGGTAATTTATGATACCGCGGCCCCCCGTTCTCAGAGAGCAATTGGTCAAAACATGCTGGTAGTCACGCTAACTCGCCTAAAAGCTCTCTAATTCACAGACACAATCCTGACACTCAATATTCCTTCGTCACCTGACTCCGAGTGCCCGAAAGGGCACACACCGCAGGGCCTCCGAGCGATCCGATCAAATGGGCTGGACATAGGAGGCCCTATCCCCCTGCACCCTTCGCAACCCCACTCACCCACCGTTCACCCACCACCCGTCTCTTTGAACCCAATCACGAAACCACAGGGGCCTAGACAGTAGTAGGGCGTGCTTCGTGACGAAGACTAGCTACTCAAGAGACGGAGGATGTAGCGCTTGTTCAAGCCGTTGAGTCGAGTCGTGTCATCTCAATCTATTCACCAGTAGTGAAAAATAACTGTCTGACGAGAATTTATATCACCCGTGTACGTTTGCGCAAACGCATACGCAAATGGCAGACAGCACCAATCGAGCCGCGACCTTCCTCGATAAGGGAGGCACCGGCAAGACGACCTCGGCAGCGCATCTCGGCGTCGCACTCGCCGACGAAGGAGAGGATGTCCTCCTCGTCGATCTCGCTGGGAAGCAGGGCGACCTGGCGAAGCACTTCGGCGTCTGGGACGACGTCCAGCAACAGATCGACAACGACGATGACTGGCCAAACATTTCGACGGTGTTCGCCGAAGAATGGAATCAGATCGCGTCGAAGCTCGGCGACGCGGCTGTCGAGAGCCTGATCATCGAGACCGAGGAAGGGATCGACCTGATCCCTGCTCACCCTGGCCTCGACTCCCTCGATGCGGATCTCGGAAATATCGATGACGCACGCGAGCGCTACTCGCGACTCGAGCAGTTCCTCGACGAGTACATCGACGGCCGGTACGATACCGTGCTCATCGATCTGCCCGGGCTCACGAACAACGTCTCCTACAACGGATTGTGGGCGACGCGAAACGTGATCGCACCCGTCGAGATGGGACCGTTCGAAAGTGAGCAAGCGGCAGCCTTAGAGCGTGACCTCGAGAAGATCGCCGACCGGTTCAACGTCGACGTCGAGCTTGCGATGGTGCTCCCGAACAAGGTCGACACGCGGACCAACCTCGCGAGCGAGTACCTGAATGGATTCGGCGAGGAGTACACCGACGCGATCGCGCCGGCGCACATCCCCGTGAGTCAAGACATCCGCAACGCCGCCGACGAAGGACAGACCGTATTTGCACTCGAAGAACCGTCGACGACTGCTGAACGCGCACGTGACGCGTTTCTCCACAATGCCACCGAACTCCAGCGACGACTGGGTGACGTTCAATGAGCGACGATCTTGACCTCGAGGAACTTCGGGAGAAAACAGAACGCGGGGATCGGACCGACGAGGACAAAACCAGCTCTGACCAGGACTTCGTTGACGAACTCGTCGAGGCCCTCGATGCGGTCGACCGTGGTGACCGGCCGAAGACAATTGCAGTACGTGACCAGCCAATCGCAGCCCTCCTGGCAGCTCTCGACGAGAGTGACGAGCGGATGCAAGACGTCGGCCAGTCACTCGAGGAGTCACTCGGCCGAGACCCATCTGACGAATTTGATCGAAGTGAGATCGTCCGACTGGCGTTCCGAGTTGGTCTCGAGACGGCAGCTCCAGAACGGATGGATCAACTCAGCGACGCAATTGGAGAATACGCCAAGCAGAACATCTAACAGAGCCGTTTGCAGAGCTGTTTGCGTTTTCGTTTACACAGATTTGTGTTTGCGCTCGCGTTCACCGTGTGCGTAGAACAGTGCCCCATACAATAGTATCATGGCGAACCACGAGATCGCAACAACGACGAGAAGCGTGCTCATTTGACTGAATATCAGGAAAATTTTTATTAGGTGTTTCGCCATTTCTGATTCGTCATTATCTACAGCGGTAGCAAACTCCAGTTCGGTGAACCATTGTCATATCCATCTTCGTATCTTTCGTGTCACAGTCGGTGTTGGGGCCACCATCAGCAGCGAAGCGAGATCGTCTGGCTGGCGTTCCGGGTCGGTCTCGAGTCGGCAACTCCAGAACGGATGGAGAAACTCAGCGACGCAATCGGGAAGCACACCCAACAGAATATCTAACAAGGTTGTTTGCGGTACTGTTTTCGCATTCGTTTACGATATTGTTTGCGTTTTCGTTTTCGGTTTCGCAAATGCCCCACCCGAGCGTTGACGGGTGCAGTATGGGAGAAGAAAGATCACCTTAAGAAGAACTCCAATCACAATTCACCATCTGATATGTGCATAGTTATCACACTATGTGCGAAAGGGATCGTGAGGGTGCGAACCCACCACAAGACACGCGCTCCAATACGGCACTTAGCGTTGACACACCTGGCACCCTCACAAGCCCACTTCCGGAATCCCGGAAGTGGATCCTTGTACCAGGGCAATAAGCAAAATGATAGTGATTCTCATGAAAGTTTACCGCATACCGTCCCCCAATGACATCAATAATGATGTTGGTTTGACCAAGATAGTCAAGAAGTGCACGGTCACCGAGTGGATCTTGGTTAGTGGGCGATAGATCGTCGGATTCGGTATTTCCCGTCACCCTCTCCGATTCTAGACTAGTCTGAAAGGGCTTCTAACACGATGTCTGTCCCGCGCATGAGCCGGTGTTCGAGATAACTCCCCTCGCTGTGTCCGCCGCCCGTGTGTCGAGATTCAGTGACCCCGAGAAACGATTGCTCTTTCAGCAGTCGATACACGCGATCCTGGCTCAGCGGGTCACTGCCTTCAGCCACTGCAATACTCTGATACACCTGGTAGATTTCGTGCGTCGCGAACGCATCTCCTTCGCGGTTCTCAGTGAGCTTCGCCAGCGCACGAAGGAGGTATTTGACGTGCGGTGTGGATCCCGAGACGAGTTCCTGAAACCGCTGGATCTCCGCCTTTTGTTGGCCACGCTCGACGTGGGCTTCAGTGACGTGGTTGTCATTTTGGCGCTCAGCCAGCTCACCTGCTTTCTGAAGGATGTTGATCGCTTTCCGTGCATCCCCATGTTCACGAGCCGCGAGTGCAGCGACTTTCGGAATCACGCCGTCTTTGAGAACGCCTTGTTTGAACGCGTCTCGACGATTCTCGAGGATGGACCGGAGTTGATCGGCGTCGTACGGTTGAAAGATAATGTCCTCGTCCTGGAGGCTGGAGTCAATGCGTTCGCTGAGCCGATCTCGAAATTCGATTTTGTTACTGATAGAGATGACCCAGAGATAGCAGCCTGTCTTCCCGGTTTCTTCTGCTCGCGAGAGCTGCATAAGGACGTCCTCGTCACGGAGAATATCGATCTCGTCGAGGAGCACAACACAGATATCACGGGTCTCGAGAAGATCCCAGAGATAACGGTAGTATTCACTTGCGCCAATCCCTTGGTTTGGAATGTTCGGTGCCGACTCGGTTTCATCGGCCAGTTGAGTCGTGATTTCACGAGCGACGCGAGTTTCCGTATCGGCGTCCGAACAATCGACATAGACAGAACTGAACTTGACGTCGTTCGCGATCGCCCGCTGCCGTGCCCGCTGTGTGACGTGACGTGCGACGAGTGATTTGCCAGTCCCCGTTTTGCCGTAGATAACGATGTTTGAGGGTGGGCCGCCATCGATCGCGGGACCGAGGGCCTGCCCGACGTTCTGCAGTTCCGTGTCTCGACCCACGATACGATCGCGTTCAGGGACGTGACCAACACGTAAGAGTTCGCGTCGATTGAAGATATCACCAGTTGCAAAGAGGTCGTCTTCAGAGAAGTCGTTGAGATTGCGATTCGACATAACTGACGTATCTTAGCGAGGGCGTATAAAAGTACGGGACCCGACACCGAGTGAAAACCGTGATCTTGGACCTATTAGACTCTCTCTCTCTCGCGAATGTCGAATGAGAATGTGGCTGAGCACACACCCCTCGCAACGAGTGAAAACAGAATCTAACGTCAGGACACTACTCAGGATGAATCCTTAGAAGTATATGAACAACCAGGAGTCTAATATCTGATCAGCAGTCTCGAGTCTTCTATACCGGTTTTCTATATATATATATATATATATATATATTACCTATACAGTAAAATATATAATAATACGGTGAGATTAGCGAGAAGACAGCCTCTAGAGGATGAATCCTAAACTGGAGTTGTGAGGCTGATCTCACTGCAGTTCTGAACATATTTCAGGTTTGGACATTATTCCATCTTCACTCGTTGCGAGGGGTGTGTGTGTTCCAGATTCTGTTCTGTCTTTATACTGAAAAACCCCCGAATTCTGCCGTCTGACGCACGTCAGACGCCGCATCTTCACTCGTTACGAGGGGCGTGTTCCAAACCTCCCTCTCTCTCTATATTCATAATGCAGAATCAGCGAATACCGGCGTCTGAACGCGTCAGACACCCTTTCTTCACCGGTGTGAGGGGTCCCCTCCAATATCCTCGTTCCCTTTGCTATCACCTCGGAACTGCTCGAAGCCACATTCATGCTTCATGTAGGGAACCATCACACCTCGAACAACCCGGGGGATATGTGAAATCTGGTGTCTCAACGGTTTGTTGGGACACATGCAGCCCGGTGTGGCGGGTATCCAAATCTCTTCTGTAGACCCACCACCGGTTCAATCGTTTCATTGTCTCAGGACACACCCCTCATTCAAACGTTTCAAAGCGAAGATCGGGACACACCACTGATTCAAATGTTATTCCGCACGATAGTAGGGTAGACCGTTCGAAAACTCGTGGAATGAGGGGGCACCTCCTCGTTGAGTTGTCCATCACGAAAGCAATCCTCGTGAAGCGCCTCGGGGTCACGCCTTGAGGTACTCGCCCTGCTCATTTGTAGACACACCACCCGTTCAAACGTTTCTCACCTTGACGGGAAAGATCGCGCGCTCAATCACCGATTCACGGCTCCTTACACAGTTGATTCCGCTTTTGTTCAAGAGAACGATTGAACGAGTGGTGTCTCCTTTTACTTGAGAACGTTTGAACAGGGGTGTGTCTAGACGGTCGACTTTCGTTCACAAACTACTCGTAAAAAGTAGGGAGCTTACTCAACCTATCCGAACATTATCTAAATCAAAAATGAATGTTCATATATCTTGAACATGAACTACACGTTCATGATCGTTGCCATACTTGGCCACCGGCTCACCTCACCGACGATTCATCCGGAGTTACAACAGCGGGTCGAGACCGGGATCGACGCGCTGCGCGCTACCGATGCGTCGTACTTGTTCTGCAGTGGAGGGCAGGGGAACGAGGCAATCGCGCGTACAGAGAGTGAGGTCATGCAGGAGTACGCCCTTTCCCAGGACGTCGACGAGGAGCGCATTCTCACAGAGGATGAGTCAGTCGACACGATCGGGAACGCATACTACACTCGACGACTTCTCGCCGACCATGGAATCGACCCCGAAACAATCGTGCTCGTCACTTCCGATTACCACATGGAACGAGCGCTCTACGTCTTCGAGCAGTGTTTCGGTGACGCTGTCACTCTCGACCCCAAGATGTGTGAGACATCAATCACCGATGTACTGAGTTACGACGAACGGCGACTCGAGCGAACGCGCGACTTTTTCGAGCCAGTCGCGCCCGGTGATCTCGAGATGATTGAACAACGGTTAGTCGACGAACACGATTGCTATACCCGGGAGCAGATTCCACCACGTCCATAGTTTCCGATCAGTTGGAACTGGGTCTCTCCGACGTTCTCCTCTATTTGATCAGTTCCCAAAGGTATAATATCGTGACTTACACAAATTCGTATGAGTTTGATCGGAGAGTGGAGGCCGACGTGAGGATGTGATATGTCCTCTCTGGCGTCAGAAAGTCCTGAAGGGGTAGAAGAGATCCCGGCGTGCAATGGCGACTCGACACCTGCGCACGGGTGGCGAATGGACTCAGGCGCCAAGATGAGGACGTCACGAACCGATACACCACTCTTCCCGCAATCTCAATCGAAATATGGCCAAACAAAAACAGAAACCGTCGACTGAGGGGGAGGGGACTACCAGGAGATATCCACGCGGCCACTGTCAAGAGTGTGGCGAGCCGCTTCGCTTTGAGCCATGTCTCAATTGTATCGAGCTTGATCGACTCCGCGAAGAGGACTTATGAGGCGTCGCGTGGCGCTAGTTCTCCTCGCAATCTGATGCTATGACCATCGGCGGTGAGACGGGCTCGCTCGCCTCCCATTCTAGTATGCTT contains:
- a CDS encoding YdcF family protein, with product MIVAILGHRLTSPTIHPELQQRVETGIDALRATDASYLFCSGGQGNEAIARTESEVMQEYALSQDVDEERILTEDESVDTIGNAYYTRRLLADHGIDPETIVLVTSDYHMERALYVFEQCFGDAVTLDPKMCETSITDVLSYDERRLERTRDFFEPVAPGDLEMIEQRLVDEHDCYTREQIPPRP
- a CDS encoding orc1/cdc6 family replication initiation protein, yielding MSNRNLNDFSEDDLFATGDIFNRRELLRVGHVPERDRIVGRDTELQNVGQALGPAIDGGPPSNIVIYGKTGTGKSLVARHVTQRARQRAIANDVKFSSVYVDCSDADTETRVAREITTQLADETESAPNIPNQGIGASEYYRYLWDLLETRDICVVLLDEIDILRDEDVLMQLSRAEETGKTGCYLWVISISNKIEFRDRLSERIDSSLQDEDIIFQPYDADQLRSILENRRDAFKQGVLKDGVIPKVAALAAREHGDARKAINILQKAGELAERQNDNHVTEAHVERGQQKAEIQRFQELVSGSTPHVKYLLRALAKLTENREGDAFATHEIYQVYQSIAVAEGSDPLSQDRVYRLLKEQSFLGVTESRHTGGGHSEGSYLEHRLMRGTDIVLEALSD
- a CDS encoding ParA family protein encodes the protein MADSTNRAATFLDKGGTGKTTSAAHLGVALADEGEDVLLVDLAGKQGDLAKHFGVWDDVQQQIDNDDDWPNISTVFAEEWNQIASKLGDAAVESLIIETEEGIDLIPAHPGLDSLDADLGNIDDARERYSRLEQFLDEYIDGRYDTVLIDLPGLTNNVSYNGLWATRNVIAPVEMGPFESEQAAALERDLEKIADRFNVDVELAMVLPNKVDTRTNLASEYLNGFGEEYTDAIAPAHIPVSQDIRNAADEGQTVFALEEPSTTAERARDAFLHNATELQRRLGDVQ